The following proteins come from a genomic window of Denitromonas sp.:
- a CDS encoding MFS transporter gives MFPVIARILALLSGTVLLLLGVGLLNTLLVLRGAHEGFSDALLGLMGSSYFIGFLLGTLLVPSLVRRMGHIRAFAFFTAAVTASVLAHLMLIDPVAWIGLRIIAGAAVVGLYIVIESWLSSHAGAALRGRVFAIYMVCNLGALAAAQQLLALDAPTGYLLFVISAALVCVAAMPVSATRLTPPTPPSAARMSLRGCFRTAPVAVLAGVLSGLTMGAFWSLGAVWVGRLGGEAALAADFMTATIVGGVALQWPIGHFSDGSDRRRALMAVALLTALASLALLWAGARHWPLLAAAFAFGGAAFSLYPIAVAHLIDHLHTDEILGGNAALLLFHGAGAALGPVLAGAGMAHLGSMALPLHFALMTLLLAGTAYWHTRRRADVIVDTPATFVPMVRTSQGAMDMMSAEQVAHVPATETPSS, from the coding sequence ATGTTCCCTGTCATTGCGCGAATTCTCGCGCTGCTCTCGGGCACCGTCCTGCTGTTGCTCGGTGTCGGCCTGCTCAACACGCTGCTGGTGCTGCGCGGTGCCCACGAGGGGTTCTCCGATGCGCTGCTCGGCCTGATGGGCTCGAGCTATTTCATTGGCTTCCTGCTCGGCACGCTGCTGGTCCCGTCGCTGGTCCGGCGGATGGGCCACATCCGCGCCTTCGCCTTTTTCACCGCGGCGGTGACGGCCAGCGTGCTGGCCCACCTGATGCTGATCGACCCGGTGGCCTGGATCGGGCTGCGGATCATCGCCGGCGCGGCGGTGGTGGGCCTGTACATCGTCATCGAGAGCTGGCTGAGCAGCCATGCCGGTGCGGCGCTGCGCGGCCGGGTGTTCGCCATCTACATGGTGTGCAACCTGGGCGCGCTGGCGGCGGCGCAGCAGCTGCTGGCCCTCGATGCGCCGACGGGCTACCTGCTGTTCGTGATCTCGGCGGCCCTGGTGTGCGTGGCGGCGATGCCGGTGTCGGCCACCCGGCTGACACCGCCGACGCCGCCGTCCGCGGCCCGCATGTCGCTGCGCGGCTGCTTTCGCACGGCGCCGGTGGCGGTGCTGGCCGGCGTCTTGTCGGGGCTGACGATGGGGGCCTTCTGGAGCCTCGGGGCGGTGTGGGTCGGCCGGCTCGGCGGCGAGGCAGCGCTGGCGGCCGATTTCATGACCGCCACCATTGTGGGCGGTGTCGCACTGCAATGGCCGATCGGGCACTTCAGCGATGGCAGCGACCGGCGCCGCGCGCTGATGGCGGTGGCGCTGCTGACCGCCCTGGCCAGCCTGGCCCTGCTGTGGGCCGGCGCGCGCCACTGGCCGCTGCTGGCGGCGGCCTTTGCCTTCGGCGGCGCAGCCTTTTCGCTGTATCCGATTGCGGTGGCGCATCTGATCGACCACCTGCACACGGACGAGATTCTTGGCGGCAACGCGGCGTTGCTGCTGTTCCACGGGGCCGGCGCGGCCCTCGGCCCGGTGCTGGCCGGCGCCGGCATGGCCCACCTCGGGTCGATGGCCCTGCCCCTCCACTTCGCGCTGATGACGCTGCTGCTGGCCGGCACCGCCTACTGGCACACCCGCCGCCGCGCCGACGTCATCGTCGATACCCCGGCGACCTTCGTCCCGATGGTACGCACCT
- a CDS encoding DMT family transporter — protein MVGLCTIWGLQQVAIKLAAPTVAPLLQSAIRSVGAVGLVWLWARHRGIDLRLDDGTLRPGLLAGVLFAGEFALLYWALQYTPASRGVIFLYTAPFLVSLAVVWRLPDEHMRPVQWVGLGLAFAGVVALFGEGLLKPAGITWLGDVMMLGAAVLWAATTLTIKFSRLATAAPEKTLLYQLAVSAVVLSALALALGEREVRALTPTVVASLGFQIVVVAAFSYACWFWLIRHYPATRLSAFSFLTPVMGVLAGVAFLDEPLTPAIIAAMTLVGIGIFLANRPPQGPNRRTP, from the coding sequence ATGGTCGGCCTGTGCACCATCTGGGGGCTGCAGCAGGTGGCCATCAAGCTGGCCGCGCCGACGGTGGCGCCGCTCCTGCAATCGGCCATCCGGTCGGTCGGTGCGGTCGGACTGGTCTGGCTGTGGGCGCGCCACCGCGGCATCGACCTGCGGCTCGACGACGGCACCTTGCGCCCCGGACTGCTGGCCGGCGTCTTGTTCGCGGGCGAATTCGCGCTGCTCTACTGGGCGCTGCAGTACACCCCGGCCTCGCGCGGGGTGATCTTCCTGTACACCGCGCCCTTCCTGGTCTCGCTGGCGGTGGTCTGGCGCCTGCCCGACGAGCACATGCGCCCCGTCCAGTGGGTCGGGCTCGGCCTGGCCTTTGCCGGTGTGGTGGCGCTGTTCGGCGAAGGGCTGCTCAAACCGGCCGGCATCACCTGGCTCGGTGACGTGATGATGCTCGGCGCCGCCGTGTTGTGGGCGGCGACCACACTCACCATCAAGTTCTCGCGCCTGGCCACGGCGGCGCCGGAAAAGACGCTGCTCTACCAGTTGGCGGTCTCCGCCGTCGTGCTGTCGGCGCTGGCCCTGGCCCTGGGCGAGCGCGAGGTCCGTGCCCTCACGCCCACCGTGGTGGCCAGCCTGGGGTTCCAGATCGTGGTGGTGGCCGCCTTCAGCTACGCCTGCTGGTTCTGGCTGATCCGCCACTATCCGGCCACGCGGCTGTCGGCGTTCTCCTTCCTCACCCCGGTGATGGGCGTGCTGGCCGGGGTGGCGTTCCTCGACGAGCCGCTGACCCCGGCCATCATCGCCGCCATGACACTGGTCGGCATCGGCATTTTTCTGGCCAACCGGCCACCGCAAGGGCCAAACCGTCGCACACCGTAG
- a CDS encoding CHRD domain-containing protein — protein sequence MKRLGLRLFTCLALTMGSAWAAPEYYSATLSGLNESPPVVSLGTGTVQIGYDAAAQTLSVDVDFANLVGTTVAAHLHCCAAPGLNDGVAVGLIGFASGVTGATYSRLFDLTDTSIFSSGFLAGDGGGTAAGAATALTTALANGQVYLNIHTNVYPAGEIRGNLVLGRGQGVPEPGALALLALALMALALTRRDGRLCLARSATRRAA from the coding sequence ATGAAGCGACTCGGACTGCGGCTGTTCACCTGCCTGGCGCTGACCATGGGCAGTGCGTGGGCAGCGCCGGAATACTATTCGGCCACCTTGTCGGGCCTCAACGAGTCGCCGCCGGTGGTGTCGCTGGGGACGGGCACGGTGCAGATCGGCTACGACGCGGCCGCCCAGACATTGTCGGTCGACGTCGACTTCGCCAACCTGGTCGGCACCACGGTGGCGGCGCACCTGCACTGTTGCGCGGCGCCGGGCCTCAACGACGGGGTCGCGGTCGGCCTGATCGGATTCGCCTCGGGCGTGACCGGCGCGACCTACAGCCGGCTGTTCGACCTGACCGACACATCGATCTTCTCGTCAGGCTTCCTGGCCGGTGACGGTGGCGGCACCGCCGCCGGCGCGGCGACGGCGCTGACCACCGCGCTGGCCAACGGGCAGGTCTACCTGAATATCCACACCAACGTGTATCCCGCCGGCGAAATACGCGGCAATCTGGTCCTCGGCCGCGGGCAGGGCGTGCCCGAACCCGGTGCGCTGGCCTTGCTGGCGCTGGCCCTGATGGCGCTGGCGCTGACGCGGCGCGATGGCCGCCTCTGCCTGGCACGGTCGGCCACCCGCCGGGCCGCGTGA
- a CDS encoding zinc-binding alcohol dehydrogenase family protein yields the protein MKAIAYQHTLPIDHADALQDITLPDPVATGRDLLVEIKAISVNPVDTKIRQNVAPEAGQWKVLGWDAAGVVRAVGPEVAHFKVGDRVWYAGDLTRAGTNAELHLVDERIVGHMPATLDFAQAAALPLTAITAWEMLFDRLQLVPGKQATGQQLLIIGASGGVGSIMTQLARRLTGVTVIGTASRPETQAWVRELGAHHVVDHSRPLAAEVARLGPITHVVSLNQTDAHFAQIVELIAPQGRFGLIDDPAALDVRALKRKSLSLHWEFMYTRSMFGTADMIAQHQLLEEIAALVDAGLLRSTVGDHFGRINATNLKRAHAKLESNTARGKIVLEGF from the coding sequence ATGAAAGCCATCGCCTACCAACACACCCTGCCCATCGACCACGCCGACGCGCTGCAGGACATCACCCTGCCCGACCCGGTGGCCACCGGTCGCGACCTGCTGGTCGAGATCAAGGCCATCTCGGTCAACCCGGTCGACACCAAGATCCGCCAGAACGTGGCGCCCGAGGCTGGCCAGTGGAAGGTGCTGGGCTGGGACGCGGCCGGCGTGGTCCGTGCCGTCGGCCCGGAGGTGGCGCATTTCAAGGTCGGTGACCGGGTGTGGTACGCCGGCGACCTGACCCGCGCCGGCACCAACGCCGAGTTGCACCTGGTCGATGAGCGTATCGTCGGCCACATGCCGGCAACACTCGACTTCGCGCAGGCCGCAGCGCTGCCGCTGACCGCCATCACCGCCTGGGAGATGCTGTTCGACCGCCTGCAGCTGGTGCCGGGCAAGCAGGCCACCGGCCAGCAGTTGCTGATCATCGGCGCCTCGGGCGGGGTCGGCTCGATCATGACCCAACTGGCCCGCCGGCTCACCGGCGTCACCGTCATCGGCACGGCGTCACGCCCCGAGACCCAAGCCTGGGTGCGCGAGCTGGGCGCCCATCACGTGGTGGACCACAGCCGGCCGCTGGCCGCGGAGGTGGCCCGTCTCGGCCCGATCACCCATGTGGTCAGCCTGAACCAGACCGATGCCCACTTCGCGCAGATCGTCGAGCTGATCGCGCCGCAGGGCCGCTTCGGGCTGATCGACGACCCCGCTGCGCTCGACGTGCGGGCGCTCAAGCGCAAGAGCCTGTCGCTGCACTGGGAGTTCATGTACACCCGCTCGATGTTCGGCACCGCCGACATGATCGCCCAGCACCAGCTGCTCGAAGAGATCGCGGCGCTGGTCGACGCCGGCCTGCTCCGCAGCACCGTGGGCGATCACTTCGGGCGCATCAACGCCACCAACCTCAAACGCGCCCACGCCAAGCTCGAGAGCAACACCGCCCGCGGCAAGATCGTGCTCGAAGGCTTCTAG